One window of Ziziphus jujuba cultivar Dongzao chromosome 5, ASM3175591v1 genomic DNA carries:
- the LOC107421486 gene encoding acyltransferase Pun1: MTFFYPSNGDDSVSKFSSKSHRLQRSLCQTLTHFYPLAGRLQDSASIVCNDDGAYFIEAKTDGSLSEFLSKPNTTVLEKFLPSTDPETEKISNGSLFLVQFTLFSCGGTAVSISHSHKIVDLAALLIFLKSWTAASRGNEEPEVPDFCGASLLPPREIPSISGASSLINHAPPKFVAKRFVFEASKIADLRARVVGAGSTAGQEFQPSRGELVLAVIWKCAMAASNTKSKSGSSTSLSSATFQPSALFQGMDLRTKMEPPLPETVFGNFMWPFFVVLENERDMELHVMVRNMRKAMNDFLINKVNTFKGDEAFSTIMDSLKEREEVLKKKTGLKVYKCSSGCKFPLYETDFGWGKPAWFTSLNKLVSNTITLFNTKSGGVEAFVTLDEEDMAIFEKDEMLLSYASLNPSISLLPYNTSNDFRFSKL, from the coding sequence ATGACCTTCTTCTACCCATCCAATGGCGACGACTCTGTTTCCAAGTTTTCATCGAAATCTCACCGCCTTCAGCGCTCCTTATGTCAAACTCTAACCCATTTCTACCCGCTTGCCGGACGGCTTCAAGATTCCGCTTCAATTGTCTGTAACGACGATGGGGCTTACTTTATAGAAGCCAAAACCGACGGCTCTCTCTCGGAGTTCCTTAGCAAACCAAACACTACCGTATTGGAAAAGTTTCTACCTTCCACCGATCCGGAAACCGAAAAAATATCAAACGGTTCTCTGTTCCTTGTTCAGTTCACACTCTTCAGCTGCGGTGGCACTGCAGTCAGCATATCTCATTCCCACAAGATTGTTGATTTGGCTGCTTTGCTAATTTTCCTCAAGAGCTGGACCGCCGCGAGCCGCGGAAACGAAGAACCAGAGGTCCCGGATTTCTGCGGAGCATCCCTGTTGCCTCCGAGAGAGATTCCGAGCATATCTGGTGCATCCTCACTAATCAATCATGCGCCTCCTAAGTTCGTGGCGAAGAGGTTCGTGTTCGAAGCATCCAAAATTGCCGATCTCAGAGCCCGAGTTGTCGGAGCCGGATCAACCGCTGGTCAAGAATTCCAACCCTCGCGTGGAGAGCTAGTTCTCGCAGTCATATGGAAATGCGCCATGGCCGCATCAaatacaaaatcaaaatcagGGTCATCAACCTCGTTATCGTCAGCAACTTTCCAGCCGTCGGCACTTTTTCAGGGAATGGATTTGAGGACGAAAATGGAGCCGCCGCTGCCGGAGACGGTGTTCGGCAACTTTATGTGgcctttttttgttgttttggagAACGAGAGAGACATGGAGTTGCATGTGATGGTGAGGAATATGAGGAAGGCCATGAACGACTTCCTAATCAACAAGGTCAATACATTCAAAGGGGATGAAGCTTTTTCGACGATCATGGATTCTTTGAAAGAACGAGAGGAGGTTCTGAAGAAGAAGACAGGATTGAAGGTCTATAAATGCTCGAGTGGCTGCAAGTTTCCTTTGTACGAAACCGATTTCGGATGGGGAAAACCGGCATGGTTTACAAGTTTGAACAAGCTAGTGAGCAACACCATTACTTTGTTTAATACTAAATCAGGTGGAGTTGAAGCTTTTGTAACTCTGGATGAGGAAGATATGGCCATTTTCGAAAAAGACGAAATGCTTCTTTCTTATGCTTCACTCAATCCTAGCATTAGTCTCCTACCTTATAACACATCCAATGATTTTCGATTCTCCAAGTTATAA